The following nucleotide sequence is from Chryseobacterium sp. CY350.
AAAACCAATTCGTAAAGTCATTGTAAGCAGCCTTGAAGTTTTTCCACTCTACAATAACGGTAATTTGTACGGTGCAATTCAAACGGGAGAACATCAGTTTTACATTCGCGAAAAAAATAAAAAAGATGTTTTGGGCGGACAGGCAAAATTTACTTCAGTCTGGACAAAAAAGGACGAAAATTGGTTGATGAGCGACGTTCTGAGTTACGATCACGGCGATCCCGGCAAGTTGGAAGTTGAAGATAATCTTGAACAATTACTCGAAAACAACAACATTCCAACATTAGGATTAGGAATCATTGAGGATGGAAAATTGGTACAAATAAAAGTTTACGGAACATTAGATGGCAAAACGACGGCGCCTTATAATAGTCTTTTTAATGTAGCTTCTCTAACCAAACCAGTCACTGCAATGACGGTCTTACGCTTGGTGAGCTTAGGAAAATGGAATCTTGACGAACCGATCGAAAAATATTGGGTAGATCCTGATATTGCAAAAGATTCTAGACATAAAAAATTAACTACAAGGATGATTTTAAGTCATCAGACAGGTTTCCCGAATTGGAGAACGATGGCTAAAGATAAAAAGCTGAGTTTCGATTTTGAGCCGGGAAAAAAATATCAATACTCCGGTGAAGGTTTTGAATATCTGCGAAAAGCTCTCGAAAGTAAATTTCATAAAAGTCTGGAAGATTTAGCTAAAGAAATGATTTTCCAACCATTAAATATGAATAGCACAAGTTACATATGGAATGAAAAAGTGGAATCAAAGATCGTAGTCGGCTACGATAGAGAGCGGAAATTATATGATATTGTTAAAAATAGAACCGCAAATGCAGCAGATGATTTGATGACTTCTGTTGAAGATTACAGCAAATTTTTAATTTCCATCATGAATAATGATCTTTTGTCAAAGGCGGTTTTCGAAGAAATGAAAACGAAACAAGTTAAAACAAAAGAAAATAAGTATTTCGGACTTGGTTTTGAAATTTATGATCTGGGAAATAACGAGATTGCTCTCTCACACGGCGGTTCAGATAAAGGTGTTAACACTATTGCCATTATTTTACCGAAAACCAAACAGGGTTTAGTGATTTTCACCAATGTTGACGATGGTTATAAAATTTATGAGACGATTATGAACCGATACCTTGGTGATGTCGGAAGGAAGATTGTTGAGATTGAAACTAAATGAATTCTGATAAAATTAATTGCAGTTAAAATTTTTAAATGTAATTAATTTTGTTACAATTAAAATATTTGTTACCTTTGTATCATCATTATGGGGAATACAAGATTTGCAACAGCGATACATATTATGACTTTACTCGCAAAATTTTCTCAGGAGTGGCTCACTTCTGACTGGATCGCCGGAAGCATTAATGTAAATCCTGTTATCGTTCGGAAAGAACTGAGCGAATTGCGGGAAGCTGGATTAATTACGAGTAGATTAGGAAAAGATGGTGGAACAAAATTGTCGAAAAGTGCGGATGAAATTAAAATTTCTGAAATCTACGAAGCGGTTAAAAATAATGAAGTTTTAGGCAAAAAAAATCAAAAACCGAATCCCGCTTGTCCGGTAGGAAAGGAGATCAACAATCACCTTTCGATTCTTTTTCAGCAAACGGATCTTCTGGTGAAAAATTTTTTAGGAGACAAATCTCTTCAGGAATTCACAGATCAATTCGATTAAAATTTTTTCACCTAAAATGTAACAAAAATTATTACAATTAATTTAAATATAAATATTATGAACAAAAAAGTAGCAGTAATCGGAGCCACAGGTTTCGTAGGAAAACAAGTCGTTAATGAATTATCTAACAGAGGATACGAAGTTAATGCCATCGCTAGAGACGGCTCTAAAGTCGAGGCCAAAGACAATGTAAAAGCCATTAGTGCAGATGTAAATAATGTGGAAGAGTTTGCAAAAGTTCTTGAGGGTAATGATGCGGTAATCAACACTTTCAATCCTGGATGGACGAACCCAAATCTTTATGATGATTTTTTGAACGGAAGTAAAAATATCGAAAAAGCGGTAGAGCAATCTGGCGTTAAAAGATTTATTACCGTTGGCGGAGCAGGAAGTTTATTTATCGACGGAAATCAATTGGTTGATGACC
It contains:
- a CDS encoding class A beta-lactamase-related serine hydrolase; the encoded protein is MKCQIDKNSPLFLELKKQDSLFFERGFNNCDMAYLEKTIDENLKFYHDNGGFQDKKLFMERTKQNICSNPNQKPIRKVIVSSLEVFPLYNNGNLYGAIQTGEHQFYIREKNKKDVLGGQAKFTSVWTKKDENWLMSDVLSYDHGDPGKLEVEDNLEQLLENNNIPTLGLGIIEDGKLVQIKVYGTLDGKTTAPYNSLFNVASLTKPVTAMTVLRLVSLGKWNLDEPIEKYWVDPDIAKDSRHKKLTTRMILSHQTGFPNWRTMAKDKKLSFDFEPGKKYQYSGEGFEYLRKALESKFHKSLEDLAKEMIFQPLNMNSTSYIWNEKVESKIVVGYDRERKLYDIVKNRTANAADDLMTSVEDYSKFLISIMNNDLLSKAVFEEMKTKQVKTKENKYFGLGFEIYDLGNNEIALSHGGSDKGVNTIAIILPKTKQGLVIFTNVDDGYKIYETIMNRYLGDVGRKIVEIETK
- a CDS encoding Rrf2 family transcriptional regulator, which produces MGNTRFATAIHIMTLLAKFSQEWLTSDWIAGSINVNPVIVRKELSELREAGLITSRLGKDGGTKLSKSADEIKISEIYEAVKNNEVLGKKNQKPNPACPVGKEINNHLSILFQQTDLLVKNFLGDKSLQEFTDQFD
- a CDS encoding NAD(P)-dependent oxidoreductase, with product MNKKVAVIGATGFVGKQVVNELSNRGYEVNAIARDGSKVEAKDNVKAISADVNNVEEFAKVLEGNDAVINTFNPGWTNPNLYDDFLNGSKNIEKAVEQSGVKRFITVGGAGSLFIDGNQLVDDPDFPADIKPGATAARDYLNIIKQNNILDWTFFSPAIEMHQGTTGVRTGKYRTSLESPVFDENGRSILSVEDVAVALVDELEQNNHIRERFTAAY